In Acidobacteriota bacterium, one genomic interval encodes:
- a CDS encoding SiaB family protein kinase encodes MNYIQLFEHYQKMRSENIILAFRGSIFQDTLVLFAEAVRSRITEMSAKPDLVKRIFTIFIELAQNIVHYSAERTPKADDPGSSVGAGALAVSEEANGYLVMAGNLVRTAELEILTGKLDALRHLDRDGLKRLYREKLREPRREGKTGGGVGLIEIARKADEPLDYRVFPVDGTFSFFIVSAKILKEASHAEP; translated from the coding sequence ATGAACTACATCCAACTGTTCGAACACTACCAGAAGATGCGTTCCGAGAACATCATCCTGGCCTTCCGGGGGAGCATTTTCCAGGACACCCTGGTCCTCTTCGCGGAGGCCGTGAGGAGCCGGATCACCGAGATGAGCGCCAAGCCCGACCTGGTCAAGCGCATCTTCACCATCTTCATCGAACTCGCCCAGAACATCGTTCACTACTCGGCCGAGCGCACCCCCAAGGCGGACGACCCCGGCTCCTCCGTCGGCGCCGGGGCGCTGGCCGTGAGCGAGGAGGCGAACGGTTACCTGGTCATGGCCGGGAACCTCGTCCGGACCGCCGAACTGGAGATCCTCACGGGCAAGCTGGATGCCCTCCGCCACCTCGACCGGGACGGCCTGAAGCGGCTGTACCGCGAGAAGCTGCGGGAACCCCGCCGGGAGGGCAAGACCGGGGGGGGCGTGGGGCTGATCGAGATCGCCCGGAAGGCGGACGAGCCCCTCGACTACCGGGTGTTCCCCGTGGACGGGACCTTCTCCTTTTTCATCGTGTCCGCGAAAATCCTCAAAGAGGCCTCTCATGCAGAACCTTAA
- a CDS encoding adenylate/guanylate cyclase domain-containing protein: MVLRGRRRGHPGDGGGTVRGHRPALHPHPRGPLSGGAVEDRRLFEDEDRVIRDAAAALADTALRDSALGPRYAELLEQFTRTVKQLRLLVKLSDRQQLKLNRLNEQLDLRNRFIQETFGRYLSDDVVQQILESPQGASLGGERRVVTLMMADIRGFTALTERLPAEQVVGLITRYLEKMTEIIFRHGGTIDEFFGDGILAIFGAPFPHPDDADRAVRCAVEMQLAVEEVNRANREAGDPEIEMGVGLNTGEVIVGNIGCFRRTKYGVIGSHVNLTSRIESFTTGGQIFVSESTRDQCRLPLRLDGRFEIHPKGVPRPVTIFEIGGITGEGGLCLPEKVEEDLSDLIRPIPVRFWVLSGKHADAESAEGSLLAVSRREARLRTLASLDRLSDLKIGIMDGESGPHRADFYAKVSRAFGKVPVDARIIFTSLPPEVREFLKHHTVAE; the protein is encoded by the coding sequence CTGGTACTACGAGGAAGACGACGAGGACATCCAGGAGATGGGGGAGGAACTGTCCGAGGACATCGGCCTGCCCTTCACCCTCATCCCCGTGGCCCGTTGAGCGGGGGAGCCGTGGAAGACCGGCGGCTCTTCGAGGACGAGGACCGGGTCATCCGTGACGCGGCGGCGGCCCTCGCGGACACCGCCCTGCGGGACAGCGCCCTCGGGCCCCGGTACGCCGAACTCCTCGAGCAGTTCACCCGGACCGTCAAGCAGCTCCGGCTCCTCGTCAAGCTCAGCGACCGCCAGCAGCTGAAGCTCAACCGCCTCAACGAGCAGCTCGACCTGCGCAACCGCTTCATCCAGGAAACCTTCGGCCGTTACCTTTCGGACGACGTGGTCCAGCAGATCCTCGAGTCCCCCCAAGGGGCCTCCCTCGGGGGCGAGCGCCGCGTCGTGACCCTCATGATGGCCGACATCCGCGGGTTCACCGCCCTCACCGAGCGCCTTCCGGCCGAGCAGGTGGTGGGCCTCATCACCCGCTACCTGGAGAAGATGACGGAGATCATCTTCCGGCACGGGGGAACCATCGACGAGTTCTTCGGCGACGGGATCCTGGCCATCTTCGGCGCCCCCTTCCCGCACCCGGATGACGCCGACCGCGCGGTGCGCTGTGCGGTGGAGATGCAGCTCGCCGTGGAGGAGGTCAACCGGGCCAACCGGGAGGCCGGGGACCCCGAGATCGAGATGGGGGTCGGGCTCAACACCGGCGAGGTCATCGTGGGCAACATCGGCTGCTTCCGGCGGACGAAGTACGGGGTCATCGGGAGCCACGTCAACCTGACCTCCCGGATCGAGTCCTTCACCACCGGCGGCCAGATCTTCGTCTCCGAGAGCACGCGGGACCAGTGCCGGCTCCCCCTGCGCCTGGACGGCCGTTTCGAGATCCATCCCAAGGGGGTCCCACGGCCGGTCACCATCTTCGAGATCGGCGGGATTACCGGGGAGGGGGGCTTATGCCTGCCGGAGAAGGTCGAGGAAGACCTTTCCGACCTCATCCGCCCGATCCCCGTGAGGTTCTGGGTCCTCTCCGGGAAGCACGCGGATGCCGAGAGCGCCGAGGGCAGCCTCCTGGCCGTGTCCCGCCGCGAGGCGCGGCTCCGTACGCTGGCTTCCCTGGACCGGCTGAGCGACCTCAAGATCGGGATCATGGACGGGGAGTCGGGCCCGCACCGGGCCGACTTCTACGCCAAGGTCTCCCGGGCCTTCGGGAAGGTCCCCGTGGACGCCCGCATCATCTTCACGTCCCTTCCCCCCGAAGTGCGGGAGTTCCTGAAGCACCACACCGTCGCGGAGTGA
- a CDS encoding DUF1987 domain-containing protein: MQNLKLAATKYTLAVDFDAESGALELAGSSYPENAVDFFQPLLDWVRGFIAEGARPLTVNFRLVYMNTSSTKCVLDLLEALEQHVKAGGEVRVNWYYEEDDEDIQEMGEELSEDIGLPFTLIPVAR; this comes from the coding sequence ATGCAGAACCTTAAGCTGGCTGCCACCAAGTATACCCTGGCCGTCGACTTCGACGCCGAGTCGGGGGCCCTCGAACTGGCCGGTTCCTCCTACCCGGAAAACGCCGTCGACTTCTTCCAGCCCCTCCTCGACTGGGTCCGGGGGTTCATCGCCGAAGGCGCCCGCCCCCTCACGGTCAACTTCCGCCTCGTCTACATGAACACCAGTTCCACCAAGTGCGTGCTCGACCTGCTGGAAGCCCTCGAGCAGCACGTCAAGGCGGGGGGGGAGGTCCGCGTGAACTGGTACTACGAGGAAGACGACGAGGACATCCAGGAGATGGGGGAGGAACTGTCCGAGGACATCGGCCTGCCCTTCACCCTCATCCCCGTGGCCCGTTGA